ATAGAATCCCTTGCGTACAACTTTTGTATGTGACGACATTGTACATAAATGTATAGGGAGACCCTACATACCTTATGGTCGAAAACAATAGAACTCTTGCAACGTATGGGATTAATGCAGTATGCACTCATTTGGGGTGTATTGTACCATGGAACACGGTGAAGAAAAAGTTTATGTGCCCTTGTCATGGTTCTCAGTATGATAACGATGGTAGAGTTCTAAGTGGTCCTGCTTCTCTGGTAAGCCCCTTTTTCTCCAAAATCATTACATGTACAAGTTTTAAAGCTTGAGGCGTAAGTCGCTGATGCAAGTTTGTGTATTAACAGCCTTTGGAACTCGCTCATGTGGATATAGATGATGACAAAGTGGTATGCACTCCATGGACAGAAACTGATTTCAGAACAGGTGATGTTCCATGGTGGTCATAGAAACTATTACTCCGTAATAAGTGTTCTCTTGTAATTCTTGTTTTAGCTTGTATTTTTTCGGTTAAATCTAGTTTTGGAATTAGAATTTGATTGTAATGGATATGGGTAGGGCCGTAGGCAGGTAGGCTAGATATGGACATGATAATTCAGGCTTGGACAGATATACGCAGCGTCACCTATTTTTGGGATACATTGCACCTATTATGTTATGTTACGATAATTCAGGCTTGGACATTATCAAACATCACCTATTATGTTATGTTAGACTCGCTTCTGCAAAATACAGCACATGTACATGCAGGTAAAAAGGGGGTAAAACCGACCCTCTGGCGGCCCCACACCGGCCGGTCCCACTGCCAACATGTTTTACATACACTTTTGCTTAAAAATGGATGGGTTGTATTGTTTGAACTTTGAACCATTGAACCAAATTGTGGAAACAAAACAGAATCAATAGCTTAGGTTGGGGTTTTGGGCCCTACACTTGAGGTTAATAAGTTGTAGGTGTTGAGTTATGTTTCTTGTTGCAGTTTTCCGATACGACAACTCGACAAGGTGATTGATGTCCTCTTGATGTTGTTACTGTTTGACTTGTTTGGTATATTTCAAATTGACCATCTGATTTGCTGAAGCTAAATAACGGAGTAATGCAATTAATGTAGGGATTTtcaatttttgtgtgtgtgtgtgtgtgtgtgtgtggcaaAAAaaaacatgtatatttaaatagatCGACCGTAAAGATCAAGCATATTACAAAGTTGAACAGATCTGGTGATCTGAAGTTCGTGATCGAACTCCAACAATACAACAAATTAATACATGTGTGCACTACTTTGACAAACCCAATACACCTTAAAAAATATAAGCGGCTACACTACCTATCTAAGTCCCTATCAGAATCCACACCTATCAAAAATTCATCCCCCAAGCCTTGCCTGGAAAGACCACCCGTTTCATAACCACACCATCCCGGGCCAATAAGCAACATATGAACCTCAGCAAACCAACGAAACTTCATCCCGCCAGGAACTCAAGAACACCTCCCTTGAGACCAAAAAACCCAAGAAAGCCCCCAAATAAAGACCTATCCACCGTACGGGCGGTCGAGAAGCCCTTAAGGACCCCATTAATGGTTAAGCCTATCCTTAAGAAATTAAGACATGCTTCGTTTACTTCTACATTAATAACAACCACTCAAATTgactttttttcttctttttttttttgtggcaaaaaacttgaaaatatattaaaAAAGACCGATTTCACAAAATGGTGAAGAAAGGCTGAAGAGATACAGACCATCAAAATGGGTTACACATTACTTCCCATTTGATATGTACATTACATATCCAAAACTTCAAACTCTCTATCACAGTAGCTATTATAAACTATAATGCCACAACAAATTAAAGTGAATACTACAAAAGCAACCAAGGTTGAGAGCTCCAAACATAAAATTGGTGACTCTCGCATATCTTCGCATTAACGATCCACTGAAGAAATAGAGCCGTCCCTAGCGCACCAAATAGCCCAACAAATGTAGACTCCGTTGAACACCAATTCGTTCCTAGCGCACCAAATAGCCCATATAGAAGCCGCCCCAAAAAAGGACCAAAATTTACTCGCCTTAATACCTATCCCATTATTCCAATCTTGTGAGAATTCGAGAATAGACAGAGGCATGGTCCATTTCACATTCCACCAAAGAAATAGAGCCGTCCAAACTTTGTGAGTCCAAGAACAATGTAGAAGCAAGTGATCTATAGACTCTACGAACTCCAAACACCAACCACATTTGTCATCCGAACCATCTCTCAAACATTGTCTATAACTCAAAACTTCGCGAACCGGGATCCCTCCTTGAATCGCTAGCCAATGAAAAATGGCTATCTTCGAGGGTACGTTTTTATTCCATATTACACTTAACCAATTAATCTCTTCCTCCAAGTTAGAAGAAATCATTACCCTCACCCCTTCTTTAACCGTATAAATCTTATCCACCGAATGCACCCATTGAATTACATCTTCATTGGACAAGTGAAAACTTATATGGCTCAATAAAGCATTTAGGGTAGCAACTTGGATATTCTCATATTCGTTAAGCTCATGCACAAAACCAAAGTCCTAACTCATTACACCATTGACATCAAACACCCCCATATCCGCAATCCGCCCGTCTTTTTTGGAGGTTAACCGATAAAGCGTCGGAAATTGATCTTTTAATTTAGACACTTCTATCCAAATATCATTCCAAAAAGAAATGTGTGTACCTTTTCCGATCTTCCAACGCAAACTTTGTGGACTAAGAATGTTAAACAACTCGTCCGTATTTTGAAGTTTCAACATTTCACGCCACACATACGAGACCTTGTTCCTATTTATTTGTGTCACATCTGAGAGCAAATTCCCACAGTATGACCTTTCAAATGACTTCTCCACTATGACCTTCCAAGTTGCTTCCTTGTTGTGATTAAATTTTGTCCACCATTTAACTAATAAAGTCAATTTTTTTAGCCTTAGAGGTATAATTCCCAAGCCTCCACATTCAGTACACTTTATCTACCATACTCAATGCTTAAGTTATTATTTTTAAGAATAGCTTTTAGAGTAATCGTTAGATAAATTCATTaatgatttacagagtattacatttGTTACAAGCCCAAGTATGATAAAGCCCCACAGGCCCAAGTTGAGTTCCAAATCATTTATAGATATTAGACACGTCTTGGAAATAAATCAAGTAATGATGACTGCATTATTATGCATTAATTTTGTATCCATTAATAAATCGTAGTGCATAAAGGAATAACATTCTTATCATCTACAGCTCACTCTCACCGCCCTAATCAAACCCATCAATTATAAATTTATAATGCTATCTCCATGCTTTCTAATATTGCAACGTCTATCATTtaactttttttattttttatttttttttattttattataatgGAATAAATAGCAATCGCAATTTTAATTCAGGTCTGACTTTCACCATCTGCTTTAGCAAAACTGAAATTAACTAAGTACAGTAGTAAATTTTAGCGTGTGGCATATAATACAAAATTTTACCTAAATGTTAAAAAGCAATATTTAACGTACTGCCAAAGAaacaatatagaatttgaaatagAGTTTGATTAATGTGCGTATCATGTCACACGTTAAGGTATCAAATTCCGTCACAAaaataaatgttaatatttttaaactCATTAAAATTAATCTAATTTGCTATGCATATAAAATTACAAAATTTTCTATTAAAGAGAATCACGATTTTACTACATTCTAACGTTAAAGAATCATTGAGCAAGCGGCCGGTGTCAATATCACATTGTGCGTTATCTCTGAAGAAAATGAAATACACTAACCTATACACGGAAAATACACTAACCCAACACCAACCATCTAATTAACATTCCCCCATAACTATTCTCTAATGCGTTGGCAAAAAAGTGATTCTCCTCAAATAAAGGCCAGACTACACTTTTAAAAAGAATATACCGATCAGCCCAAAAGTTGTTTACGTGGCAGATGTTTCACGTTATTTGTTGATTGTGTATTGAGTGTCGCTGACACGCAATGGAGGGGGCTTAACAACGCTCACAGGCACCGGTGTTGGTTAAATTGTGGTGTTGTGTTTAATCATGAAAGTTTCGACTTCAAACAGCTGGGATACACCGATTATTAATATTCAATTAAATTCGATCTAATATTACTTTTCGTTAATTTCACTTACCCCTTTCACGTGTATTTAGTATACAAATCACCCCCTATTACTTTTCTTATATTTCTATACCATTTCCTTTATAAAAAGATGTTACAAGGTAAGTGCAACGACACATGAAATTTTATAGGCGCATATGATGACTATCCAAAAGGATTTTGAAAgaggaaaaaaaaaacaaattttagATTAAGCATCTACAAAATTATAAACTAGACGAATTACGAGTAATATATAAGACTATTATGTGTCAAGAGCACACGATAATGATGTACATAAATACTTAAATATTCGccctatataataataatagaaatacaacTTGTATCaattcatttatgttatattaaaataATGGATTAGTTATGGTTTCAAATGATAAATGTATGATTATATATTGATATAACATATAATTCGCCATTGATACAAATTATAAATTTCTTTTTACGTGGGTAGAGAAACGACTTCTCCTCTATTATATGATAAAAAAAGAATTGTATACATCTCACATCTCTCATCTCTCATACCTCGTGTATTGTTGTTATTGTGAAAGATGTAAATAACAAAAGAGTATTAATATTCTAAGATAAATTGTTGAATATACATTCTGTAAAAATTTCAAACTAATATCTTACTGTATGATAACTCAATAAGATTGTTTTGTTAATACTCTGTAtaatacaacatatatatatatatatatatatatatatatatatatatatatatatatatatatatatatatatatatatatatatatatatatatatatatatatataaatcgccaTTTAGAACAAAATACaccgtatataaatattaatataactataattatataacatataatataataataataataataataataataataataataataataataataataataataataataataataataataagcatcgacataatattgttcgggattcccttgttgatgtttgttatcgctctgggatttcagcgagaaaggaggttgacattgggttgtctggagggaacgacatggccctcagacctgcagatgtgttactttattcctgagattgtggtcgcgatgtttgtgttgacttgacagggtcttctcctttgacgcagtctgggctttctgactttgtccctggacgtgctgtggttgatgcggctcgtcggaagcgggtcaagtacgaatctaactgtcaggcgattggttatggtttcattcctttgtcattttcttccctgggggaattagagaaggaggctgtttctttgctaaaacgggttcagaagagttcgatggcgcaagatattagtgccggtgctgctgctcatatttttactaggataggttttacTATTGCTAGaagtgtgggggcccagattgtctctaggcttcccactaattttttgtaagttttaaaacttttaagttttttattattattattataataataataataataataataataataataattacagaaaAATTTGCGAAAAGCAAAAGTTAGGGGAAGATATTGTAAGGTATTAAACTTAAAGGTGCAAtaagtatatatagtatagattagaggCTCATAAGGTCATTCGATAGAAAATGTACCATTTGAGTAGAGAAGTACAAAACAGAAAACAGCCATTAAAGACACAGCTTAATTTCCTGAAACTTCCTTAAATTCGATAGAAGTCGCATTATCACTTTCACCACCAAAAGTGTGACCAACGGACTTTAAATTTAAATTCCAATTAAGTCACCTTCCATAACCGTTCATTTCAATTTCATTACCGTTATTTCCTCTTTACCCTAAAATTTAAATTCCTTTCACCGGAGTTTAGTAATGGCTATCTCCGACCACCGGCGTACACACTCAGACGGAAAGCAGTGGAGGTTATTTCCGTTTTGGCAATCAGGAGCAGCTTCTTCGTCGCCAACTCAGCATCCACAATTTCGGAGTCAGAATAGCCACGAAAACGGCGTCGTATCGAACATTCGTTCTTCTAATAAAGCGTCATCTGTAGCAAAATCGATTCTACCAGCTAGAAGACGTCTCCGTCTTGATCCATCGAATAACCTCTATTTTCCTTGTAAGTATATTTTGTTAATTATATCGCATGTTAAGTTAGTTTGTTAATAACTAAATATTCGTGTAAATTATTTTGTTTTGAATCTATTTAGCCCGCGTTTACAGTTTACACACCGACACATATtgactgataataataattatgtcatCGTtgagattcttttaataataattgtatgcCATAGTTTGACAATAATATATGTCATAGTTGACTTTTGTACGTATATCAACAACTGGTATTGACATTGGTTAAAATGATTAGGTTGGGGAGGGAAAATAACAATAAAAACAAGAATAATTACTGTATAAGACAGTTGGGAGGGTAAAAAATTTCAGTGTTGACCAATGACTTGGCTAGCTTTGATGGGAGAACAATGTTAGATGTTTGATTTTGATATATTGTTTATCATGGTTTTTGAAATTGTAGACATTAGCGATTCCCGGATTATAACTCAATGGAGTTCCGAATATTTTTTCAATACTAAATATATTTGAATTTTATTTTAGTGGTAGTTTACTTTCAAAAAactaaaaattcgaaaaatatatgggggCCGAGTAgtaaaatttagtggtgtcctatacaatttaaatgaataactatcaatctgaaaaaaatatatggggtcttgtggttaaatttagtggtgtcctatacaatttaaaaggTATTATTACTAGACTCGCCGCCACTGATTGTAGATGAGCCAGGAAAACAAGTCAGGAGTGCAGTTCGGATAAAGAATCAGAGCAGATCTCATGTTGCTTTTAAGGTATGTTAGATAACTTCTGGTTAAAGGCAATTGATGGAGCATCCATGAACGTGTTATTTATCATGCATTTTCATGATTGTTTTAGTTTCAAACTACCGCACCAAAGAGCTGTTACATGCGACCTCCTGGTGGTATTTTGGCTCCTGGAGAAAGCATTATTGCTACAGGTAATGATTTCTTCATGAATTAACACACAATACAATGTTGGATGTGGAATTTATATCATATGATATGTAAAGTTATAGCTGCATATATGTGTGTTTGATTGGCTTAATATATGTGATGGGCAGTCTTCAAGTTTGTTGAACAGCCAGATAAAAACGAAAAACAGTTTAAAGAGAAAAGCAAGGTTAAGTTTAAAATCATGAGCCTCAAGGTCAAGGAAGGAACGGATTTTGCTCCAGAATTGGTAACCATTTTATCATGTGTAACATCTATTTACTATTTTGAAAAGCTGTATCGTCAGCAATTTAAGTCTGCTATTTTTCTTGTTATAGTTTGATGAGCAAAAGGATGACGTAGTTGTTGAACGAATTCTACGTGTTATTTTCTTAAATGCAGAACGTTCTACGCCTGTAAGTAAAAAATAACATTTGTCCAGTGTCGATTCTAGGATTATAATTCAATGGGGTTCCGAAAAATTTCAGTACTAATTATATATTTGAATGCTATTTTAGTGGTAGTTTACGTTCAAAAAGCTAcaaatttgaaaaatataagggGTCCGAGTATTTAATTTACCGGTGTGCTATAcaattaaaaaaaactataaatttgaaaaatatatggggtcctgtaGTTATTTagtgtgtcctatacaatttaaagggTATTTTCTAAAAACAAATTCAGGGTATTTTCTAAAAACAAATTTCAAATTAGTGGTGGCCCGTGACCCAACGAGCGTGTAGCTAGATTCACCATTGCTTTTGTCGCTTTATATTAAAAAGTGAAAGTTATAAGGCTTTTCCTGTCCAGTTTACCTGAAGGGCGAGTATATTTACTTTGGTGTCACTCTATATAAGCAGTTGTTTATATTTTCTGCATTATGTTGTCTATGATCATTATATATAATTGACATGAAGAATTAATGTTAAATTCATTCAGGCAATGGAAAAACTGAAGCATCAGCTGGCTGAAGCTGAAGTTGAGCTAGAATTACGCAAGAAACCTCAAATAGATACTGGCTTAAAAGTTGTTGGGCAAGGCCTTGTTATTGATGAATGGGTAAGTTACTGCGTTTTACTAGCAGTCCGTTTACAATGGATATATAAAGTGTATGAACATTAATATCAATTTAGTCCGAGTCTAAAATTAACATTTATCAGATTGTTACTAGCCATTCTTCTTATGGAACAAATACTATAATGACATACTAACTTCCAAGTCctattattatatgatatatttgTAACAGAAAGAGCGAAGGGAGAAATACCTTGCACGACAACAGGTGGAGGCTGTGGATTTGATGTGAATAGAAGAGTACGTTATCATCAGCTTGTAAATTATTTCTTTCAGTAACCTCCTTCATGCTCTGGTGATGCCATATATATGTTAGCGGTTTCACAGAGGTGTATACAGGTGGATGCGTAAGCATATTGAAATCAGCATCGTTTATAAGACTGAAGCTTCTTGTGCGCTTTACCTAGTAAGTGATGGACCTTATTCTTTTTAACAAGTTTAAATATTTGAAGATTAGTAATGTAAATGTGACCCTATATATTCTTGAATAATGAGCTATAGAAATAAACcacatacggagtattatttattttattttcttttcatgTTTTATGTTGAATGTTGAATTTGATATTTATCAAATACGATGGATGATATATTCGGGagggaggtgatcctcacacactactttttgacccatctacacttttgtctcataaatTCACAGTTATACCCTAAATTAATCTAGggagaacttatattattattccaAGTATAGTTAAGTGTAAAATAGTAAATTAGTTGTAGATGGATCAAAAAGTAGTCTGTGGGGATCACCTCTCTATTCGATAGGCTGAAATGTCTTAATATCATAAATTTTCATAAATTTTTGCAAATCAAGCGTTTTGGACAGCTTGGGCTAAAACAACTCGATACTACCCTCTCTGCACCCCGGGCTCATACTTTATGCACGTTGGAGTCTTGTACTAACTAACCGAAGTACCTAGACTTAGAGCATAGATATTGCAGCATTTGTGCCCAAAACCACGCCTTAGTAGCATCAGAAATGCCCCACAAACGCCTTCAGTGGGGCGTTTGTGGTGAAATTAGTTTGGGCGTTGGTGTTTGAGAAATGGAAGAGGTTAGATGCGTTTGtgggttttaattattattttaattcttTTCCTACCTTTTCACCACTTTTTATCCCAACTTCCAATTATATTTTGCCACGTCACCCACAATCCTTTCCAACAACCTTCCCCATCACAACCCCATCTTTGccacctcacaagcataccccccAAAAAAACCCTCATCGATTCACGTCACAAACACCAATATCCGTCTTAAATCCTTTTTCTAGGATCTCTTATGACCAATCCACGATTCCCAACTTTAAATGGCCTAGATCATCACTACCTGGAAACCCTTCTATGGGCAATCCCTAGTGATTGGTGCCCCACCCATCATTCCCTATACCATTATGGGTATGGGGATGGGGTTTTGGATCAATGAATTCTCCACTTGCTACGGAAAGAATATCGAGATTAGTCTCCTTGCCGGACatggtcttttttttttttttttttaaaaaaaaccttgTCTGCTCGGGAGAACAACTTACATGTTGTTTATAACAGTGAGGTGCACGTTCCGGACACGCTCCTTCGAATCAGTTGTTCTCTTCTTGGATTAAAAATATATGTGGTCTTAACATGTAATCCATCAACTGATCAAAGTCCCACTTTTAACAATCTTGATCTCCAATGGTCCTATTTGTTAGACTAGAGATTATGGTTAGCCCATTTAGTATAGTCCGGCCCGTTTGTGGGTTTAGGATTTCTACGGTTTCTATGTAGTTAGTAtaaactagttatcgaaccctcgcttcgtgccgggggttcgattttcaatgtattttattgtgtttagtttgtaaaattatttcgtggctaacgatcatgtcgttgaagcgcaactcgagtcgaactaaaaggtataacccgtcaaagatttaaatgttatttgacatctccgcgtttcgccatggaattgtcgacttttaaaaatctaacgcaaatcaacgtgtatgaaaaatacctcaaatatttatcgttttttaaaaagcgcccgttttgcctatagttagtgcattgtgttcctaaaattatttcgagtttaacgatggtgtcggaaaaatttaactcgttgcgagcgagaagatataacccgttgaatatttgggtggagtttagttaagattttttataaaaatagttatTTGACACCTTACCCCTGTTTGGGGggcctttttttatttattttaaggtggGGGCTTTATTTGGAAAAAGGaaggaaaaagtaaaaaaaaaagtgaaaggacgaaaaagcccctgattactattcatcaattttgtctaatagttaatatagtaatagtaataccaaTCAATAGAACATTATAACCTACCGGGTTTTATCCTTTAACATGGTATCAAAGCTTAGGTCTGATCCGATCCGAGACCTAGTCGGCTACCTCGTGCCGCTGCCTCTATGCCACCCGTCATCTACCTATCACCATCTAGGTCTGATCCTTTAACACTGTTAACTCATCTAAAACTCCCCTTATATGTAATAGGTGTTCAATGACTCATATTGTCAGACAAACATGAAGTCCCTTTAATCACTTTAATGCCTTGTGCCTGGAAAAAAATTTAGATACATAAATGCAGTGATGTGTTTTATTAGCTCTGTGGTTAGAGGTTTGAGAATCTCTTGTGAAAACCAAGCTCAATCCTTTTGGGCCTCCCTTAAAAGAAAATTGTAAGTCATATCATACGAATTATTATGCCCACATACTAAAACTCACTCGAAATCTTGTCGTTCCAATTGTTTTAgaatgtcgttttgagtttgcgttcacactacaagcGGTCCCACAACTTCTGCTAAATTTACACAACAGCTtctcaaatttacactttttcaggagtaaaaattgtaaatatatatttttattaaaataaaagaaactaactccacccgaatttataacgggccctatcttttcgctcggtgcgagttaaattttcccgagaccaccgttcaactcgaaaaaatcttacgaacccaacgggactaactatacgcgaaacagacacttctcaaaaaaacgctaaacacctcGGGCTATTttctatacatatacatacactaataattaacaacccaaactacctacatcatatcgatggttatGTTTCCATTTTTTACACAATCTTCCTGACGTTAAAAACGCATATGCCATTAGGTATACTAGCAAAGCGTTTTTATTTCcataaatacataacgctacgttaac
The window above is part of the Rutidosis leptorrhynchoides isolate AG116_Rl617_1_P2 chromosome 1, CSIRO_AGI_Rlap_v1, whole genome shotgun sequence genome. Proteins encoded here:
- the LOC139886028 gene encoding vesicle-associated protein 4-1-like → MAISDHRRTHSDGKQWRLFPFWQSGAASSSPTQHPQFRSQNSHENGVVSNIRSSNKASSVAKSILPARRRLRLDPSNNLYFPYEPGKQVRSAVRIKNQSRSHVAFKFQTTAPKSCYMRPPGGILAPGESIIATVFKFVEQPDKNEKQFKEKSKVKFKIMSLKVKEGTDFAPELFDEQKDDVVVERILRVIFLNAERSTPAMEKLKHQLAEAEVELELRKKPQIDTGLKVVGQGLVIDEWKERREKYLARQQVEAVDLM